From the Kribbella sp. CA-293567 genome, the window CTGAGATAGGTGCCGAAGTCGTCCGGGCTGGCCAGGAAGCAGTCGTTGTGGTGCCCGATCCGGGCCGGCACCGAACCGTTGTACGCCTGCGCGGCATCGAGTCCGCCGGCCGCACCGGTCGGTACGCCGTAGGTGCGCTGCTTCATGTACGGCGTCCGGACCTGGATCATCCGGTCGCGGGGGAGCGCCCGCAGCAGCGCGTCGGTGACGGCCTTGCGGTCGGCCCAGTTCTGGTCGGTGACGATGCTCGGGTCGGCGGGGTCGGAGAAGTGGTCGGTGTAGTAGCCCTCGCCCCACAACCCGATGAAGCCCTGCTGCATCACCTCGATGACGTCGGCGTTCTCGCGCAGGATCGGCTTCAGCTGGTCGATGTGCTTGAGCACCCGGGCCACCGGTGCGTCGCCGTACGGGGTGGGCGGTGGCCAGCCGGCCCCGGGCAGCGCGTAGGCGAACCGGACGATCGCCTTCACGCCGGAGGCGCGGATGGTCCTGAAGTCGGCGCGAACCTGGTCCAGGTAGGCCCGGTCGAGCTTGTCCTGGCCGGCGAACTTCTCCAGGTAGAAGACCCGGAGGATCTGGGTGATGTTCTCACTGGTGCGGTAGTTGGTCAGGGTGGTCCGGTCGAGCGGCGTGTAGCCGGTGCCGTCGGCGCGGTAGTGCGTCTCGGTGTGGTGGTAGAAGCCGCGCTCGGGGTTGGCGATCACGGCATCCGAGGCGGTGTAGGTGCGGGTGCTCGTCGGTTTGTTGCCGGTGGCAACGGCGGC encodes:
- a CDS encoding DUF4832 domain-containing protein; its protein translation is MKRLLASIALLGLVVPTQAAVATGNKPTSTRTYTASDAVIANPERGFYHHTETHYRADGTGYTPLDRTTLTNYRTSENITQILRVFYLEKFAGQDKLDRAYLDQVRADFRTIRASGVKAIVRFAYALPGAGWPPPTPYGDAPVARVLKHIDQLKPILRENADVIEVMQQGFIGLWGEGYYTDHFSDPADPSIVTDQNWADRKAVTDALLRALPRDRMIQVRTPYMKQRTYGVPTGAAGGLDAAQAYNGSVPARIGHHNDCFLASPDDFGTYLSNPIQLDKDFVAQESKYLPQGGETCAVNSPRSDWPEASAEMAEQHWSYLNTDYNKDVLGSWGDNITTAQKQLGYRFTLTRGTFTKNTRPRGDVSISLDLRNDGWAAPYNPRQVQLIFQGDRRSYVVPLKTDPRHWAPGTTTTLKQKVRGPAVPGKYKLLLKIADPRLASRPEYSGQLANQGTWQPTTGTNDLGHTVTVSTR